The Gasterosteus aculeatus chromosome 17, fGasAcu3.hap1.1, whole genome shotgun sequence genome includes a window with the following:
- the emp3a gene encoding epithelial membrane protein 3, producing the protein MGFLLIFLTMLHLVTLTMLYIATLDKSWWVWDDLEITDLWYNCFHDNATNAWLCAATRENDWLQSIQALMVLSLVFSSVSFLVFLIQLFTMSKGRLFYFTGLCQAFAGFTTFAACLIFTFHRKDIFTESRDFKEGRFGYCFILAWLCVPLLLVSGVLYFHLRKKQ; encoded by the exons ATGGGCTTCCTGCTCATATTCCTCACCATGCTTCATCTGGTCACCTTGACCATGCTCTACATCGCCACGCTGGACAAG TCCTGGTGGGTTTGGGATGATTTGGAAATCACAGACCTGTGGTATAACTGTTTCCATGATAACGCCACAAACGCCTGGTTGTGTGCTGCTACCAGGGAAAATG ACTGGCTGCAGTCCATCCAGGCCCTCATGGTCCTCTCTTTGgtcttctcctccgtctccttcctGGTGTTCCTCATTCAGCTGTTCACCATGTCCAAGGGGCGACTCTTCTACTTCACAGGCCTCTGCCAGGCTTTTGCAG GTTTCACAACCTTTGCTGCTTGCCTCATCTTCACCTTCCACAGAAAGGACATTTTTACTGAATCCAGAGATTTTAAAGAAGGACGCTTTGGCTACTGTTTCATCCTGGCGTGGCTGTGCGTCCCGCTCCTCCTGGTCAGCGGAGTCCTTTATTTCCACCTGCGTAAGAAGCAAtga